CTCGCCCCGCAGGTCGACGCGGTGCTGGCCGACGCCGACGCCCGTCCCGCCGACCTGGCCGCGATCGTCGCCGGGCTCGGCCCCGGGCCGTTCACCGGGTTGCGGGTCGGCCTGGTCACCGCGGCCACCATGGGCCAGGTGCTCGGCATCCCCACATACGGTGTCTGCTCGCTGGACGGGATCGGCCACCCGGCGGCCGCCGGCGAGCCCGTGCTGGCCGCCAGCGACGCGCGGCGCCGGGAGGTCTACTGGGCCGTCTACGACGGCGCCGGCCAGCGCATCGCCGGCCCGGACGTGGACGCTCCCGCGGTCGCCGCCGAGCGGGCCCGGGGCCTCGCCGTCACGGTCGCGGTCGGCGACGGCGCGCACCGGTACGCGGACGTCCTGGGCCTGCCGGTGCGGGAGGAGCCCCGCTACCCGGACGCGACGGCGCTGGCCCGCCTCGCCGCCGAGCGGATCCGCGCGGGTGCCCCCGGCGAGCCGCTCACCCCGCTCTACCTGCGGCGTCCGGACGCCGTCGCGGCGACCGGGCACAAGCCGGTCCTCCCATGAGTGGGGTGCGTCTCGACCGCTTCCGGTGGTGGCACATCGACCAGGTGCTGCCGATCGAGGCGGACCTCTTCGGGGCCGAGCGGTGGTCCCCGGCGATGTTCTGGAACGAGCTGGCCAGCGGGCACTTCTACCTGGTCGCCAGCGACGACGACGGCAGCGTCCTCGGCTACGCCGGGCTGATGGTGGCCCCGCCCGACGAGGCCTGGGTACAGAACATCGCGGTCCGCCGGGACGCCCAGCGGCGGGGGATCGGCCGGGAGTTGCTCGAGGCGCTGCTGGCGGAGGCGGCCCGGCGGGGCGCGCGCAGCACGCTGCTGGAGGTCGCCGCGGACAACGGCCCGGCGCAGCGGCTCTACGCGATGTACGGCTTCGAGCCGATCGGCGTGCGCCGCGGCTACTACCAACCGAGCAACACCGACGCGCTGGTCATGCAGCGCAACGAGGACTGACGAGCATGGCTGACGAACCACTGATCCTCGGCATCGAGACCTCCTGCGACGAGACCGGGGTCGGCATCGTCCGCGGGCACACCCTGCTCGCCGACGCGCTGGCCTCCAGCGTCGAGGAGCACGCCCGGTTCGGTGGCGTGGTGCCCGAGGTGGCCAGCCGGGCCCACCTGGAGGCGATCGTGCCGACCATGGACCGGGCGCTGCGCGAGGCCGGGGTGACGATCGCGGACATCGACGCCATCGCGGTCACCTCCGGTCCGGGCCTGGCGGGTGCGCTGCTCGTCGGCGTCGCCGCCGCGAAGGGGTACGCGGTGGCCGCCGAGAAGCCGGTGTACGGGGTGAACCACCTCGCCGCCCACGTGGCCGTGGACACCCTGGAGCACGGTCCGCTGCCCGAGCCGGCGATCGCCCTGCTGGTCTCGGGTGGGCACTCCTCGCTGCTGCGCATCGACGACCTGGCCCGGGAGGTCACCCCGCTCGGCGCGACCATCGACGACGCCGCCGGCGAGGCGTTCGACAAGGTGGCCCGGCTGCTCGGGCTGCCGTTCCCGGGCGGCCCGTACATCGACCGGGAGGCCCGGGCCGGCGACCCGGCGGCGATCGCCTTCCCGCGCGGCCTGACCGCCGCCAAGGACCTGGCCGGCCACCGTTACGACTTCTCCTTCTCGGGCCTCAAGACCGCGGTGGCCCGCTGGGTGGAGGCGCGGCAGCGGGCCGGCGAACCGGTTCCGGTGGCCGATGTGGCCGCGTCCTTCCAGGAGGCGGTCTGCGACGTGCTGGTCGGCAAGGCGCTCGACGCCTGCCGGAGCAGCGGCATCGACACCCTGGTGATCGGCGGCGGGGTGGCCGCCAACTCCCGGCTGCGGGCGATGGCCGAGCACCGCGCGGCGAAGCACGGCGTCCGGGTGCGGACGCCCCGGCCGAAGCTCTGCACCGACAACGGCGCCATGGTGGCCGCGCTCGGCTCGCACCTGGTCGCCGCGGGTGTCGCCCCGAGCCGGCTGGACCTGCCGGCCGACTCCGCGATGCCGCTGACCGTGGTCAGCGTCTGACCGGGAGAGGACCGACGTGATCGTCCGGATGTGGGAGGCGAAGGCCGAGCCGTACGGCTTCGCCGACCTGATCACCTGGGTGTGCGAGACCGCGCTGCCCGAGTTCGAGCACGACCCGCTGCACCTGTCCAGCGAGGTGTTCTCCTCCACCGACCACCGGCTGGTGGTCATCTCGAAATGGCGCAGCGCGCCCCGGGACCTGCCCGAGCCACCCATGCGCCTGGTCGCCCGGCCCCCGCACAGCTGGGACTTCACGCAGGTCGATCGCTGATCCGGAGCCCGCCTGACCGGCGGGAATTGGTTGGCGCCGGGCCCGGCCCGGCACCTAGCGTCGGGACGTCATGCGCTTCGCACCCGCCGGCGATCCCGGCACCCCCGACGCCCGGTCCGCCACCCGTTACCTGGTCTGGCTCGCCGGTCGACACCCCGTGTACTTCGGTGCCGCCATCGCCCTCGGTGTCATCTGGATGGTGGCCCAGGCGCTGATGCCCGCCGCCGTCGGCCGGGCCGTCGACGCCGGCCTCGCCCAGCGCGACCCAGACGCGCTGCTCCGCTGGGGCCTCGTCCTGCTCGGGCTGGGCCTCGTCCAGGCGACCGCCGGCATCCTGCGGCACCGCTGCGCGGTGCGCAACTGGCTCGGCGCGGCGTACCGGACCGTGCAGGTCACCGTGGACGCCACCAACCGCCTGGGCGCCGCGCTGCCCCGCCGGGTCGCCGCGGGCGAGGTGGTGAGCATCGGTACGGCCGACATCGAGCACATCGGCGGCGCGGTCGACATCACCGCCCGGGGCACCGGCGCGGTGGTCGCCATCGCCACGGTGACGACGATCCTGCTCACCGCGTCCCTGCCGCTCGGCCTGGTGGTGGTGCTCGGGGTGCCGGTGCTGATGGGGCTGGTCGCGCTGCTGCTCCGGCCGTTGCACCGGCAGCAGGTCGCGTACCGGGACTCCACCGGCCGGCTCACCGCCCGCGCCGCGGACATCGTCTCCGGGCTGCGGGTGCTGCGCGGCGTGGGCGGCGAGCCGGTGCTCGGCGCCCGGTACCGGGAGCAGTCCCAGGCGCTGCGCGCGGACGGCCTGCGGGTGGCCCGGGTCGAGTCGCTGCTCCAGGCGGCGCAGATCCTGCTGCCGGGTGCCTTCGTGGTGCTGGTGACCTGGCTCGGGGCCCGGTTCGCCCTGCGCGGCGAGATCAGCGCGGGCGAGCTGGTCTCGTTCTACGGCTACACGGCGTTCCTGGTCAGCCCGCTGCGCAACCTCACCGAGGCGGCCGACAAGCTGACGCGGGGACACGTCGCGGCCCGCCGGGTGGTGCGGCTGCTCCGCCTCGCCCCGGAGTTCACCGACCCGGCCCGCCCGGTGCCGCTGCCCGAGGGGCCGGGCGAGCTGGTGGACGTCCGCTCCGGGCTGGTGCTGCGGCCGGGCCGGTTCACCGCGCTGGCCGCCACCGCCCCCGAGGACGCGGCCGAGATCGCCGACCGGCTCGGCCGGTACGTCGACGCGGACGTGACGCTGCACGGCGTACCGCTGCGGGACGTGGCGCTGGCGACGGTGCGGGAGCGGATCCTGGTCGCCGACAACGACGCGCAGCTCTTCAGCGGGGCGCTGCGCGCGGAGCTCGACCCGCACGACCGGGGTGACCGGCCCGCGGTGGAGGCGGCGCTGGCCGCGGCGAGCGCGACGGACATCGTCGAGGCGCTGCCCGCCGGCCTGGACAGCACGGTGGCCGAGCGGGGGCGGGAGTTCTCGGGCGGGCAGCGGCAGCGGTTGCGGCTGGCCCGGGCGCTGGTCGCCGACCCGGAGACGCTGATCCTGGTCGAGCCGACCAGCGCGGTGGACGCGCACACCGAGGCGCGGATCGCCGACCGGCTGGGCGCGGCCCGGTGCGGCCGGACCACGCTGGTCTGCACCACCAGCCCGCTGGTGCTCGGCCGCGCCGAGCACGTGGTCTTCGTGGAGGACGGCAAGGTGGTCGCCGAGGGCCGCCACGACGAACTGCTCGCCGCCGAGCCCCGGTACGCGGCCGCGGTGAGCCGG
This sequence is a window from Micromonospora sp. NBRC 110009. Protein-coding genes within it:
- the tsaB gene encoding tRNA (adenosine(37)-N6)-threonylcarbamoyltransferase complex dimerization subunit type 1 TsaB gives rise to the protein MLVLVVDSSTPAVTAALVEVSAAGVVARAQRCTVDARAHGELLAPQVDAVLADADARPADLAAIVAGLGPGPFTGLRVGLVTAATMGQVLGIPTYGVCSLDGIGHPAAAGEPVLAASDARRREVYWAVYDGAGQRIAGPDVDAPAVAAERARGLAVTVAVGDGAHRYADVLGLPVREEPRYPDATALARLAAERIRAGAPGEPLTPLYLRRPDAVAATGHKPVLP
- the rimI gene encoding ribosomal protein S18-alanine N-acetyltransferase, which gives rise to MSGVRLDRFRWWHIDQVLPIEADLFGAERWSPAMFWNELASGHFYLVASDDDGSVLGYAGLMVAPPDEAWVQNIAVRRDAQRRGIGRELLEALLAEAARRGARSTLLEVAADNGPAQRLYAMYGFEPIGVRRGYYQPSNTDALVMQRNED
- the tsaD gene encoding tRNA (adenosine(37)-N6)-threonylcarbamoyltransferase complex transferase subunit TsaD, with the protein product MADEPLILGIETSCDETGVGIVRGHTLLADALASSVEEHARFGGVVPEVASRAHLEAIVPTMDRALREAGVTIADIDAIAVTSGPGLAGALLVGVAAAKGYAVAAEKPVYGVNHLAAHVAVDTLEHGPLPEPAIALLVSGGHSSLLRIDDLAREVTPLGATIDDAAGEAFDKVARLLGLPFPGGPYIDREARAGDPAAIAFPRGLTAAKDLAGHRYDFSFSGLKTAVARWVEARQRAGEPVPVADVAASFQEAVCDVLVGKALDACRSSGIDTLVIGGGVAANSRLRAMAEHRAAKHGVRVRTPRPKLCTDNGAMVAALGSHLVAAGVAPSRLDLPADSAMPLTVVSV
- a CDS encoding ABC transporter transmembrane domain-containing protein, producing MRFAPAGDPGTPDARSATRYLVWLAGRHPVYFGAAIALGVIWMVAQALMPAAVGRAVDAGLAQRDPDALLRWGLVLLGLGLVQATAGILRHRCAVRNWLGAAYRTVQVTVDATNRLGAALPRRVAAGEVVSIGTADIEHIGGAVDITARGTGAVVAIATVTTILLTASLPLGLVVVLGVPVLMGLVALLLRPLHRQQVAYRDSTGRLTARAADIVSGLRVLRGVGGEPVLGARYREQSQALRADGLRVARVESLLQAAQILLPGAFVVLVTWLGARFALRGEISAGELVSFYGYTAFLVSPLRNLTEAADKLTRGHVAARRVVRLLRLAPEFTDPARPVPLPEGPGELVDVRSGLVLRPGRFTALAATAPEDAAEIADRLGRYVDADVTLHGVPLRDVALATVRERILVADNDAQLFSGALRAELDPHDRGDRPAVEAALAAASATDIVEALPAGLDSTVAERGREFSGGQRQRLRLARALVADPETLILVEPTSAVDAHTEARIADRLGAARCGRTTLVCTTSPLVLGRAEHVVFVEDGKVVAEGRHDELLAAEPRYAAAVSREEDR